A single genomic interval of Aureliella helgolandensis harbors:
- a CDS encoding carboxypeptidase-like regulatory domain-containing protein, with protein sequence MRTALVAASLLALLSGCGDGLGVSPVTGTVSLDGNPIAGATVTFQPLEGGTGMPAVGRTDDSGKYSVTDMRAEAIGSGAAPGEYKVGVMWYEAGSTDTIAAEGSSDAAQGGANKPVGGKSLLPMAYQNANTSGLTASVKAGTENNFDFNLDSKYKPGK encoded by the coding sequence ATGCGTACAGCTCTTGTTGCCGCCAGCCTGCTGGCCCTCCTTTCTGGCTGTGGAGACGGCCTGGGTGTCTCGCCGGTGACCGGCACGGTTTCTCTCGATGGCAACCCAATTGCTGGCGCCACCGTCACCTTCCAGCCTCTTGAGGGTGGAACGGGAATGCCTGCCGTCGGACGTACCGACGATAGTGGCAAGTACAGCGTCACCGACATGCGGGCTGAGGCCATTGGAAGCGGTGCCGCCCCAGGTGAGTACAAGGTTGGCGTCATGTGGTACGAAGCTGGCAGCACCGATACCATTGCCGCCGAGGGAAGTAGCGATGCGGCGCAGGGCGGAGCCAACAAGCCAGTTGGAGGCAAGTCCTTGCTGCCGATGGCATACCAAAATGCCAACACCTCCGGACTAACCGCCAGTGTCAAAGCGGGTACAGAAAACAACTTCGACTTCAACCTCGACAGCAAATACAAGCCAGGCAAGTAA
- a CDS encoding CRTAC1 family protein, with product MSCRGLLYGVSDFHQLLRDWVRAGMAILSRPGKPGRQMVALLSSLVRAPTKNRLRVDEGLCVGGVGGVGWPACMGWSVRRQGVSGWLSLAVLVWFASIAGRPVHAQSGLSFHDATQASRLDFTHEDGVAEGSGFLVSFMGSGLASLDYDNDGWIDAYFLNGASLKGLQAAPAPLNQLYRNRDGQTWQRTTRWARLHEEQFSLGAAVADFDNDGFKDIAASNFGSVSLLRNLGDGTFEDVTGAAGVSNSGVVFGAGVAWFDIENDGDLDLYVADYVEFNFPRYERLLPTAFPYSPGPDDFEYRHDRLFLNDGAGGFSDISEASGIGSVAAPSMGVTCGDFDADGDIDIFVCCDARPNLLFVNDGNGRFQEEAELYAAATNSAGVPVGSMGVEAGDIDNDGLEDLFVTDYSGQAPILFRNAEAFGFEDITQSSRAGQEVVPHANWGAGLVDFDNDGDRDLMIANGHLLKNAHAIEPLTEYKVKNSLLANDGSGRFVSVTGESGDGMQLIESSRGLAFEDFDNDGDVDCVVSNHAAAANYLQNRSPNQAHWVQLILQGERFNRDGVGARVTVLSEGLAQVAEQRSGRGYQSSYGARLYFGIGAGQAVDRVFVDWGGDRIEYGGLEVNRQYILTEGGDVLLVEDGGNHPRD from the coding sequence GTGTCCTGCCGCGGCCTGCTCTACGGTGTCTCCGATTTTCACCAACTTCTACGTGATTGGGTGCGTGCTGGCATGGCGATTCTTTCAAGACCCGGGAAGCCAGGCCGCCAGATGGTCGCTCTGCTAAGCAGTTTGGTGAGAGCTCCCACCAAAAATCGTCTTCGCGTCGATGAAGGTCTTTGCGTTGGTGGCGTGGGTGGAGTGGGCTGGCCTGCATGTATGGGGTGGTCAGTGCGCAGGCAGGGAGTCTCCGGCTGGCTTTCTCTGGCTGTGTTAGTCTGGTTTGCCTCGATTGCGGGGAGGCCCGTGCATGCACAGTCGGGGCTGTCGTTTCATGACGCCACTCAAGCTTCCCGTCTTGACTTCACTCATGAGGATGGCGTGGCGGAGGGGAGCGGTTTTCTCGTGAGCTTCATGGGGAGTGGGCTGGCGTCGCTGGACTACGACAATGACGGCTGGATCGACGCCTATTTTCTCAATGGCGCGAGTTTGAAGGGCTTGCAAGCGGCTCCCGCACCGCTGAACCAGCTGTACCGCAATAGGGACGGGCAAACCTGGCAGCGCACGACGCGATGGGCGCGGTTGCATGAGGAGCAGTTCAGCCTTGGAGCGGCTGTTGCGGATTTCGACAACGATGGCTTCAAGGACATCGCGGCGTCTAATTTTGGTTCGGTAAGTCTGTTACGCAATCTCGGCGACGGGACTTTTGAGGACGTGACGGGAGCCGCTGGAGTGTCGAACAGCGGAGTCGTATTTGGGGCTGGAGTCGCTTGGTTCGATATTGAGAACGATGGTGATCTCGACCTGTATGTTGCGGATTACGTTGAGTTCAATTTCCCGCGCTATGAACGCTTGCTGCCCACGGCATTTCCCTACTCTCCAGGGCCCGATGATTTTGAATACCGCCACGATCGACTGTTTCTCAACGATGGAGCGGGTGGGTTCAGCGACATTAGCGAGGCCTCGGGGATCGGCAGTGTTGCTGCCCCGAGTATGGGCGTGACTTGCGGTGATTTCGATGCGGATGGAGATATCGACATTTTTGTCTGCTGTGATGCGCGTCCCAATCTATTGTTCGTCAATGACGGAAATGGTCGATTCCAAGAGGAGGCTGAGTTGTATGCTGCGGCCACAAACTCAGCGGGAGTGCCGGTGGGGAGTATGGGGGTAGAGGCAGGCGATATCGATAACGACGGCTTGGAAGATCTATTTGTTACCGATTATTCAGGCCAAGCGCCCATCCTGTTTCGCAATGCCGAGGCGTTTGGCTTCGAAGATATCACCCAGTCCAGTCGGGCCGGTCAAGAGGTCGTGCCCCATGCCAATTGGGGAGCCGGATTGGTCGATTTCGACAACGACGGAGATCGCGATTTAATGATCGCCAACGGGCATCTGCTGAAGAATGCACATGCCATCGAACCCTTGACCGAATACAAAGTGAAGAACAGTTTGCTGGCCAACGATGGGAGCGGGCGATTCGTGAGCGTGACCGGTGAGTCCGGCGACGGGATGCAGTTGATCGAAAGCTCGCGGGGTTTGGCTTTCGAGGACTTCGACAACGACGGCGATGTGGATTGTGTGGTCTCCAATCATGCCGCTGCAGCAAATTACTTGCAAAACCGATCGCCCAATCAGGCTCACTGGGTGCAACTGATTTTACAGGGGGAGCGTTTCAACCGCGATGGTGTGGGGGCGAGGGTTACTGTTCTCAGTGAAGGGCTTGCCCAAGTCGCTGAGCAGAGAAGCGGTCGCGGGTACCAGAGTTCCTACGGTGCGCGACTCTATTTTGGGATTGGAGCTGGGCAGGCCGTGGATCGGGTCTTCGTCGACTGGGGTGGAGATCGGATTGAGTATGGTGGCTTGGAAGTTAACCGGCAATATATCCTCACCGAGGGTGGGGATGTTTTGCTAGTGGAGGACGGTGGTAATCACCCTCGCGATTGA
- a CDS encoding DUF1559 domain-containing protein, which yields MKKVFHKPAFTLVELLVVIAIIGILVGLLLPAVQAAREAARRMQCSNNLKQLSLAQHNHADVFKKFSPSTNDTRWKTEFNDTNSWNRLGLFTTMLPYIEQTALYNQIAPYGLAGGRPWTSDDRTNSSTGTVIASPYKANISAFRCPSDGAQIAPNTPMPTNYVGNRGDLYLRTHDWEWRGVFSNGERGKADFGTITDGTSNTIMFSETTIGKNSGTPLQDSILTSTTVNTLGSIGGPFTPSLCLATKGPNNTIAVQGQNSTGSTGWGKGRRWGDSANCYTGFFTIQAPNGPTCALGNAEHEAIPAASSFHTGGVNSAFCDGSVHFISQSIDTGDLTFTVDTPSNTRTYAGRSYWGVWGALGSMSGGESSTYQE from the coding sequence ATGAAGAAAGTATTTCATAAGCCAGCTTTCACGCTGGTTGAACTTCTTGTGGTTATCGCCATTATTGGCATTTTGGTAGGCCTGCTGCTACCAGCTGTTCAAGCGGCCCGCGAAGCAGCACGCCGCATGCAGTGCAGCAACAACTTGAAGCAGTTGTCGCTTGCGCAGCACAACCATGCCGACGTGTTTAAGAAGTTTTCGCCATCGACCAACGACACGCGTTGGAAGACGGAGTTCAATGATACGAACTCCTGGAATCGTCTCGGTCTATTCACCACCATGCTTCCATACATTGAGCAAACGGCCCTTTACAACCAGATTGCTCCTTACGGCTTGGCCGGTGGTCGCCCTTGGACCTCCGACGATCGTACGAATTCGAGCACGGGTACTGTAATCGCTAGCCCCTACAAGGCAAACATTTCGGCATTCCGCTGCCCCTCAGATGGTGCACAGATCGCCCCCAACACTCCGATGCCAACCAACTACGTTGGTAATCGTGGCGACCTCTACCTCCGCACCCATGACTGGGAATGGCGTGGGGTCTTCTCCAATGGGGAAAGAGGCAAGGCTGATTTCGGAACGATCACAGATGGTACCTCGAATACGATCATGTTCTCTGAAACAACCATCGGCAAAAACTCGGGAACGCCTCTGCAAGATTCGATCCTAACCTCGACGACAGTCAACACGCTTGGCAGCATCGGTGGACCTTTCACCCCCTCGCTTTGCCTTGCGACCAAGGGTCCGAACAACACGATTGCCGTGCAAGGCCAAAACAGCACTGGAAGCACCGGCTGGGGCAAGGGACGTCGCTGGGGTGACTCCGCTAACTGCTACACTGGATTCTTCACCATCCAGGCTCCGAACGGCCCCACCTGTGCTCTAGGCAATGCCGAACATGAAGCGATCCCTGCAGCGAGCAGCTTCCACACCGGTGGTGTGAACAGCGCCTTCTGCGATGGCTCGGTCCACTTCATCTCGCAGAGCATCGACACCGGAGATCTGACGTTCACCGTCGACACTCCTTCCAACACGCGGACCTACGCTGGTCGCTCCTACTGGGGCGTCTGGGGTGCACTCGGCTCCATGAGCGGTGGGGAAAGTAGCACTTACCAAGAGTAA
- a CDS encoding carboxypeptidase-like regulatory domain-containing protein — protein sequence MRTAFVAASLLALFTGCGDGLGVSPVTGTISLDGKPIAGATITFQPIEGGTGMPAVGRSDDSGTYTVTDMRAEEIGSGAAAGEYKVGVMWYEPGSTDTIAAEGSSDSTADARKAVGDKSLLPMAYQNANTSGLTASVKAGDPNIFDFDLKSDYKPGK from the coding sequence ATGCGCACAGCTTTTGTTGCAGCCAGTCTCTTGGCACTTTTCACCGGTTGCGGAGACGGTCTGGGCGTCTCCCCCGTAACAGGCACGATCTCCCTTGACGGCAAGCCAATCGCTGGCGCCACAATTACCTTCCAACCCATCGAAGGTGGGACGGGCATGCCAGCGGTCGGGCGCAGCGACGACAGTGGCACATACACGGTTACCGATATGCGGGCTGAAGAAATCGGCAGCGGAGCCGCAGCGGGAGAATACAAAGTCGGCGTCATGTGGTACGAGCCAGGCAGCACCGACACTATCGCGGCCGAAGGAAGTAGCGATTCCACAGCCGACGCTAGGAAGGCTGTGGGCGATAAGTCCCTGTTACCCATGGCTTACCAAAACGCCAACACCTCGGGCCTAACCGCCAGCGTCAAGGCTGGTGACCCCAACATCTTCGATTTTGACCTCAAAAGCGACTACAAACCGGGCAAATAG
- a CDS encoding tetratricopeptide repeat protein, which translates to MSRRRVKGISQAIAGEEQRKAPLAGAWIAGVALLLGLVGYLIYALVPSEDRSTGYRPGVERPANSDQQPSPAVSGALAAQAPASQAGSALRLPTEASPFSTEEMQQKLLRAVEDAVQQYPQDASVLHIGAMTYAELLQTDRAGELFAASLAIDPTQTAVAVAYAEMLQQAGDLQKCADVLRKAGEQGVETAERLALLGEIYSQQGELELAQEVLSRGVGLFPQHGLMRLELAQVQVQLDEFELAIENAQAAIDQGQDVRAAYLAKSTALLKLGKRDEALEVRRKIPRMEKHVTADDAKYQSSFREFAHHTYTLLAVVSASQENVRQAEELLMQAIALKPSSERSLVALADILRRNGRLQDALLVLQRLVEVHPENSLNFTNAANLAIQLGDIERAGSFLKEATQHDSSGRSQYILARFLLGAGEARGAAEQAALAADRLGDFDSYAVWVVALRAAGDEAQAVAITLKARELFPGDPRLARLLE; encoded by the coding sequence ATGAGTCGACGACGAGTAAAGGGGATCTCGCAGGCAATCGCAGGTGAGGAGCAGAGGAAGGCGCCACTGGCTGGAGCGTGGATTGCGGGAGTCGCATTGCTTCTCGGGTTGGTAGGCTACCTGATTTATGCGTTGGTGCCCTCAGAGGACCGGTCCACCGGTTATCGGCCCGGTGTCGAGCGGCCAGCGAATTCTGACCAGCAGCCAAGCCCCGCTGTGTCTGGTGCCTTGGCAGCTCAGGCCCCGGCATCCCAAGCTGGTTCCGCACTGCGTTTGCCTACGGAAGCGAGCCCCTTCAGTACGGAAGAGATGCAGCAGAAGTTGTTGCGCGCTGTGGAAGATGCTGTGCAGCAATACCCGCAAGACGCGTCCGTGCTGCACATTGGAGCCATGACCTACGCGGAGTTGTTGCAGACCGATCGAGCCGGAGAGCTATTCGCAGCTTCACTAGCGATCGATCCCACCCAGACTGCTGTTGCCGTTGCCTATGCGGAAATGCTGCAGCAGGCGGGAGACTTGCAGAAGTGCGCGGATGTATTGCGTAAAGCGGGAGAGCAGGGGGTGGAGACTGCCGAGCGGCTGGCGCTGCTGGGGGAGATTTACAGCCAGCAAGGGGAGCTGGAGTTGGCGCAGGAGGTGCTATCCAGGGGCGTTGGCTTGTTTCCTCAGCACGGGCTGATGCGACTGGAGCTGGCGCAAGTCCAAGTGCAATTGGATGAGTTCGAGCTGGCCATTGAAAATGCGCAGGCAGCGATCGATCAAGGGCAAGATGTGCGCGCTGCCTATCTGGCCAAATCAACTGCTTTGCTCAAGCTTGGGAAACGCGACGAGGCGCTCGAGGTTCGACGAAAGATCCCCCGGATGGAGAAACATGTCACGGCCGATGATGCCAAGTACCAGTCGTCGTTCCGGGAATTTGCCCATCATACGTACACCCTGTTGGCAGTTGTCTCTGCGTCGCAAGAAAATGTGCGTCAAGCTGAGGAGCTTCTCATGCAAGCGATTGCGCTAAAGCCTAGTTCTGAGAGAAGTCTGGTGGCGTTGGCCGATATTCTGCGCCGCAACGGTCGGCTGCAGGACGCGCTCCTCGTGCTGCAGCGGTTGGTAGAGGTTCACCCTGAGAATTCGTTGAATTTCACGAATGCCGCCAACTTGGCGATTCAGCTGGGGGACATAGAGCGCGCTGGGAGTTTTCTTAAGGAGGCGACGCAGCACGACTCAAGTGGGAGGTCACAGTATATCCTGGCGCGGTTCTTGTTGGGAGCCGGTGAGGCTAGGGGAGCGGCGGAGCAGGCGGCATTGGCGGCAGATCGCTTAGGAGATTTCGATTCCTACGCGGTTTGGGTTGTGGCGCTCAGAGCCGCCGGCGATGAAGCACAGGCAGTGGCTATCACGCTGAAGGCGCGTGAGCTGTTTCCGGGGGACCCTCGCTTAGCCCGCTTGTTGGAATGA